One segment of Alnus glutinosa chromosome 2, dhAlnGlut1.1, whole genome shotgun sequence DNA contains the following:
- the LOC133860834 gene encoding GDSL esterase/lipase At2g42990-like produces MRMAYIYIPWLLVAQFLLLVPLTTSKVPAIIVFGDSTVDAGNNNVIPTLLKSNFKPYGRDFPGGRPTGRFSDGRVPPDFISEAFGLKPLVPAYLDPAYTIADFATGVCFASAGTGYDNATSDVLNVIPMWKELEYYKDYQNKLRAYLGKEKANEIFSEALYLMSLGTNDFLENYYIFPTRQSQFTIKQYQDFLVGLSEKFIRDLYGLGGRKLSLTGVPPMGCLPLERLTNFLEDHDCNEEYNNVALEFNGKLNNMVRRLNKELRGLKIVFADAYHIVYQMIRRPSLYGFEEVGMACCSTGTFEMSYLCSDSSPLTCTDATKYVFWDAFHPTEKTNRIVVDHLLHSLRGKFR; encoded by the exons ATGAGAATGGCATACATATACATTCCATGGCTCTTGGTAGCCCAGTTTCTGCTGCTAGTCCCTTTAACTACAAGTAAAGTTCCGGCCATCATAGTGTTTGGAGACTCAACCGTGGATGCAGGAAACAACAACGTCATTCCGACTCTTCTCAAGAGCAACTTCAAGCCTTATGGACGTGATTTTCCTGGCGGCCGCCCCACGGGACGGTTCTCCGATGGCCGTGTTCCTCCCGACTTTATTTCTGAGGCTTTTGGGCTCAAACCATTAGTACCCGCCTACTTGGATCCTGCCTACACTATAGCAGATTTTGCCACTGGAGTTTGCTTTGCTTCTGCTGGAACAGGCTATGACAATGCAACTTCTGATGTATTA AATGTGATACCAATGTGGAAGGAATTGGAATACTACAAGGATTACCAAAACAAATTGAGAGCTTATCTTGGCAAAGAAAAGGCTAATGAAATTTTTAGCGAGGCCTTATATTTGATGAGCTTAGGAACAAACGATTTCCTAGAGAACTACTACATATTCCCAACTCGGCAGTCTCAATTCACCATCAAACAGTATCAGGATTTTCTCGTTGGCCTTTCTGAGAAATTCATTAGGGACCTGTATGGTCTTGGAGGTCGGAAACTATCCCTTACTGGGGTTCCTCCAATGGGGTGTTTGCCACTGGAGAGACTCACAAATTTTCTGGAAGATCATGACTGCAATGAGGAATACAACAATGTGGCTTTGGAATTTAATGGGAAGTTGAACAATATGGTGAGAAGGCTGAATAAGGAGCTTCGTGGGCTCAAAATTGTGTTTGCCGATGCATATCACATTGTCTATCAAATGATTAGAAGACCTTCTTTATACG GATTTGAGGAAGTAGGAATGGCATGTTGTTCGACGGGGACGTTCGAGATGAGTTACCTGTGCAGCGACAGCAGTCCACTTACATGCACGGATGCGACTAAGTATGTATTTTGGGATGCCTTCCACCCTACAGAGAAAACAAATCGCATAGTCGTCGATCATTTATTACACAGTCTTCGAGGAAAGTTTCgttga